From the genome of Paraburkholderia largidicola:
TGCGCGCCTCACTCGACGCGCTTCGACGGTTCGTCCGATGCTGGTTTGTCATCCGTGTTGTGCGGCACGAGCGGCTTGAACATCCGCACGCCGCCGAGGATCACGAGCGCGATCACCGTGCTGAGAATGGCGGTCGCTTCGCGCCCGAGTCCCGTCGCGACGCCGACGCCCGCTGAGAGCCAGAGACTCGCGGCCGTCGTCAGTCCGCGCACTTCCCGCTCCGCGCTGAGTTTGATGATGGCGCCCGCGCCCAGAAAGCCGATGCCCGATACGAGGCCCTGCAACACGCGGCTCATGTTGTCCTGCGAAAACCCCGCCTGCAACGGCACGAGCACGAACAGCGCCGAACCCGTCGCGACCAGCATGTGCGTGCGCAGCCCCGCGTCGCGCCCGGCCATTTCGCGCTCGAAGCCCAGCGCGCCGCCCAGCAGCAGCGCGAGACCCAGGCGCATCACGACTTGCGTGATCGCCTTGACGTCGTCGAGATCCGAGAATTCCCGGGCTACGGTCAACCAGACTTCATGCCACCATCCACCCATGCCCTCCTCCTCTCGACACGACAACGCACGCGCTGCGCCCTTGCAGGAAAGCATAATGTAATGTCAACGCGTGCGGCCGGATAGCGGGCCCGACACACTGAACCCCGCTAAAGTTTTTTTCAGTTGCCTGTTGCGGCCCTCGCCCGCGACAATGCGCCAACCGAGGGAGGACTATGAAGAAGTGCATTCTGCTCGCCGGAATTGGCGTGCTTGCCGCGTGTACCGCGGTTTCGGGCGTGGACAGAAAGCAGAACGGCTACCTCTCGGTCACGAGTCGCGGGCGCATCAGTCTGATTTCGTGGAATAGCGTCCGCAACGCGGGGATCAAGCATGCCAAGGCGTATTGCCGCGAACAGAACAAGGAATTGCACACCGTCGAGATCCACACGAACGGCGTGCGCGGCGCAGGCACTCAGACCGTCGAAGTGGTGTTCGAGTGCATCTGATGAAATGATGACCGGCACACCTTATGACGGCGCTCAGTGCGTGCCCGCTTCGTCCGCGACCGTGTCGCCGAAATGGCTCGCCACGAACGCGCGCATCGCGGCAATCAGCGGCGATTCACCGACCTGCTCGATGGTGCTCGCGCCGGCCGGAACCGACCCCGTCCATGATGCGCGATCGCCCGCCGCGGCCGGCACGAGATGGATTCTCGCCCGTTCGATGATCGGGCCGCATTGCGCCCAGTCCGTGGACGGCGCAAATGCGGCTTCGAGCGCGCCAGCGGGATCGCCGTCGCAGGCGGGCTCCTCGATCCAGCAGAAGCCGTCGTCGACGCGCGGCTTCGGCAGATTGTCTGCTCGTGCGACCCAATAATCGAGTAACGCGCCTTCCAGCTCTGAAACTCTCATCTCTGCTCCTCGTGGAGATCGTATGTGCCGAACGCAGCATCGATTGTGCATCAAGTTCGTGTTGCCCTTTGTGACGCCGCGAGATCCGTTCGCGGCGACTGACGTCCAACTCAATTGCGAGGCACCATGACGTTCGACTATCGACAGGCAAGTCCGCGCGCAAACCCGTTGCACAAACGCTGGCGCGCGCTGGCATTTGTCCTGCTCGGCATCGCCGCGACGCAGGCCGATGCCGCTACTGGCCCGGCGCATGTCGTGGCAGCGGCGGGCGCCGCGGACAGGCCCATCATCATCGACGCGCAAGGCGATTCGACGATGTTCGGCTATCAAACGTCGGACGGTTTCAACAAGTCGTGGCAAACACGGGACAATCCGCCCGCCCTGCTTCAGGCCGCGTTGCAGGCCCGCTTCGGCCCGCATGTGATCGTGCAGAACAACGGTGTGCCGGGCGCCACGCTCGTCGATCGCGAGAAAGGCATCAACGGATATAGCCAGCCCTACGCGCAATGGGCCGCGACGTCGCCGGCGCATATCGTGATCGTCAACTTCGCGCTCAACGATGCCGACAATCACGTCAAGGAACCGCCCTCGGCGTTTCGCGCGCACCTGATGCGCTTCATCGAAGAATCGCGAGGCGCGGGCCGGATCGTCGTGCTCGAAGAGCCGAACCCCGTCGATTATTCCGTGAATAGAAGGATCGTGCCGCGCTATGTCGCCGTCGTCGATGAAATGGCGAAGCATTACCGGCTCGCGCTGATCCGGCAGTACGCGTATATCGGCGCGATGCATGACTGGCGTTCGCTGTTGATCGACCGCGTGCATCCAACGGATGCGCTCTATCGGCTCAAGGCCGAGCGGCAGCGCGAAGTCGTCGAGCCGATCGTCGCCAAGCTGGTCGAGTGATCGGGCGACGCTTCACTCGCCTACGGAGAATGTCTGCTGCGACGCGATCAGCTTCGGCGGCGGCTCGCATCCGCAGATGCAGAGATCGTCGCTCAACGCGGCGTGACGGCCATCGGGTGCCGTCATCACTTCGCGCGGGCCGTCGCATTGGATCTTGCCCGTCGTATTGCACGCGGGACAGATCACGTTGTCCCCTTCATGCGCGACGTCGCGGCCTTCGAGTTGAATCGTCGTCGATACGGCTTGCACAGTGCCACTCACCGTCGTCGTATCGCCGTTCAGGATCAGATAGCGTTTCATGGATGGGGCGTCTGTTGGAAGCTGCGTTTTTGAGGGTGTAGGCGGATAGCGTATTGCGTGTTTGCTTTCAAACGAATTTTCGGATTCTACAAAAAACCGCTAATGAATTCACCATCGAATGGTTTAAGGCATACGACAAGACGCTATATGCAATAAGCATTCAATCAATTTTTCCGCGCTTTAATAAGGCCACGACAGGCAATAAAGAAGCCATCGAATCATGTTGCATTCGACGGCTCGATAACCACGAAGCGCGGGATCATCGCCAGTACGCGAACACTCCCAACGCCGCCATCACCGTCAACGCGCCGCCGATACGCGTCGCAATCTGCGCAAACGGCATCAGTTCCATCCGGTTGGCCGCCGTGAGAATCGCCACGTCCCCCGTCCCGCCGAGCCCGCTATGCGTTGCATTGACGATAGCGGCTTCGACGGGATACATGCCGACCAGCCTGCCGACGAAGAAGCCCGTCGTCGTCAGCGTCAGCACCGTCGAAACCGCCGTGACGATATTGACCCAATGAAACGCCGTCACGATCTCGCCCCACGGCGTCATCGCGACGCTGATCGCGAACATCAGCGGATACGTCACGGCCGTCGAGAAAAAGCCGTACATGAAACGCGCGCCGCCTCGCACGCGCGGCGACACGACCTGGAATAA
Proteins encoded in this window:
- a CDS encoding MgtC/SapB family protein; protein product: MGGWWHEVWLTVAREFSDLDDVKAITQVVMRLGLALLLGGALGFEREMAGRDAGLRTHMLVATGSALFVLVPLQAGFSQDNMSRVLQGLVSGIGFLGAGAIIKLSAEREVRGLTTAASLWLSAGVGVATGLGREATAILSTVIALVILGGVRMFKPLVPHNTDDKPASDEPSKRVE
- a CDS encoding DUF2591 domain-containing protein; this translates as MRVSELEGALLDYWVARADNLPKPRVDDGFCWIEEPACDGDPAGALEAAFAPSTDWAQCGPIIERARIHLVPAAAGDRASWTGSVPAGASTIEQVGESPLIAAMRAFVASHFGDTVADEAGTH
- a CDS encoding SGNH/GDSL hydrolase family protein — its product is MTFDYRQASPRANPLHKRWRALAFVLLGIAATQADAATGPAHVVAAAGAADRPIIIDAQGDSTMFGYQTSDGFNKSWQTRDNPPALLQAALQARFGPHVIVQNNGVPGATLVDREKGINGYSQPYAQWAATSPAHIVIVNFALNDADNHVKEPPSAFRAHLMRFIEESRGAGRIVVLEEPNPVDYSVNRRIVPRYVAVVDEMAKHYRLALIRQYAYIGAMHDWRSLLIDRVHPTDALYRLKAERQREVVEPIVAKLVE
- a CDS encoding PAAR domain-containing protein → MKRYLILNGDTTTVSGTVQAVSTTIQLEGRDVAHEGDNVICPACNTTGKIQCDGPREVMTAPDGRHAALSDDLCICGCEPPPKLIASQQTFSVGE